One genomic region from Vanessa tameamea isolate UH-Manoa-2023 chromosome 14, ilVanTame1 primary haplotype, whole genome shotgun sequence encodes:
- the LOC113398613 gene encoding large ribosomal subunit protein uL22, which produces MGRYSREPDNPAKSCKARGSNLRVHFKNTYETAMAIKKLSLRRAVRYLKNVVDKKECIPFRRFNGGVGRCAQAKQFGTTQGRWPKKSAEFLLQLLRNAESNADYKGLDVDRLVIDHIQVNRAPCLRRRTYRAHGRINPYMSSPCHIEVCLSEREDTVARAAPADDAPAKKKLSKKKLARQKEKMMRE; this is translated from the exons ATGGGTCGTTATTCTCGAGAGCCTGATAATCCAGCCAAGTCATGCAAGGCTCGTGGCTCAAACCTACGTGTTCACTTTAAG aACACATACGAGACTGCTATGGCGATTAAGAAATTATCTCTGCGCCGTGCCGTACGCTACCTTAAAAATGTAGTTGACAAGAAAGAATGCATACCATTCCGTCGTTTCAACGGTGGTGTTGGCAGATGTGCACAGGCCAAGCAGTTTGGAACCACACAAGGTCGTTGGCCCAAAAAGTCCGCAGAATTCCTGCTGCAACTCTTGAGGAACGCTGAATCTAACGCGGATTACAAAGGCTTGGATGTTGACAGGCTCGTTATTGATCACATTCAG GTGAACCGCGCTCCCTGCCTCCGCAGACGTACATACCGTGCTCATGGTCGTATCAACCCTTACATGTCATCTCCCTGCCACATCGAGGTCTGTCTCAGTGAAAGGGAAGACACTGTAGCCCGAGCGGCACCAGCAGACGATGCACCAGCTAAGAAGAAACTTTCCAAAAAGAAGCTCGCGCGCCAGAAGGAAAAGATGATGAGGGAATAG